AAAAATCATCAAAATCCTTTTGGCGTACCCATTAAGATTTGAACTGCAGCATGATCCCCTTTCCATTGTAAATTATAAACGTCCCTTGGTTGATCCAATGAAGAGCGATTCATATAAAATGCTTGAATATCTGGGGACCCGATACGTTTCCAATAGGGATATTGTTTCATATTTGCAGACGTCGAAATTAGAACCGCATAAAGTTTCCGTTTCTGCCGATACTGAACAAACGCTGGAAGAGGTTAAAGAAGCATTGTTGGCCCATCTATCGGATGAAATTCGTATAACGAATGCAGGATTTGGAGTGGAAATCGTACCGAAAAATATATCAAAGGCGTATGGCTTAAAGGTCTTGAGCGCCGCATTGGGGATCTCTCCTTCGGAAATCATCGCCATCGGCGACAATTACAATGATCTGGAAATGTTTCAATTCGCCGGACTGAGTATTGCTATGGCAAATGCGCCGCAGGAAGTGAAAAATAGAGCCAAATATGTTACTCGTTCTAATGATGAAGATGGCATCGCGTTCGCGATACAAACGTTTTTTTATGGGGATGAAATCATGAAAGAAGCAAGGGGACTAGGCAGTTAATGGTCTGTACGTCATGATGCCATCGTCTTCAATATGCTACTTTTTTGAAACCAATGATGAAAGGGGTCGTACCATGTCCATCGTATCGACAAAGGAAATGCTTCTCGCAGCAAAGAAAGAAGGATACGCGGTTCCGGCTTTTAACATTCATAACCTGGAGACGGTGCAGGTGGTTGCCGAGGCAGCGGCCGAGCTTATGTCACCGCTCATTATTGCCGCTACCCCAAGCACCATTCAATATGCAGGTCCCGACTATTTATTGGCGATCGTCGATGTGGCCAGCAGGCGGTACGGCATTCCGATAGCGATCCATCTGGATCATGCGGAAGAGGTGGAGAGGATCAAGAGTCTGATAGATTTAGGATACAAGTCCGTCATGATTGATGCTTCCCATCTTCCTTTTGAAGAAAACATTCGCATGGTTACAGAAGTTGTGGAGTATGCGAACCGGTATGGTGTGTCGGTGGAAGCGGAGCTTGGTCGGCTTGGGGGACAGGAGGATGACCTTACGGTGGATGAAGAAGACTCTTTTTATACCGATCCTGATAAAGCCGCAGAATTTGTGGAGAGGACCGGGATCGATTCCCTCGCGGTTGCCATCGGTACGGCGCATGGTTTGTACAAATCGGAGCCGAAATTAGATTTTTCCCGATTGCAGGAAATTCATCGGAAAGTGGATCTACCCCTCGTTCTTCACGGGGCTTCCGGCATTCCGGATCAAGATGTGAAAAAAACGATCGCATTGGGAATCGCCAAGGTAAATATCGCCACGGAACTGAAAATCCCGTTTGCGGAGGCGGTGAGGAGGTATCTCATCGAGCATCCGGAAGCGAATGACCCGCGAAAATATTTAACCCCAGGGAAAAATGCCATGCGGGAAGTGGCAAAGAATAAAATCGTAATGTGCGGCAGTAATGGGAAAGCATAAAGAGG
The DNA window shown above is from Thermicanus aegyptius DSM 12793 and carries:
- a CDS encoding Cof-type HAD-IIB family hydrolase, translated to MKYTLLALDLDGTLFSSDMSILPRTKKVILDAIRDGLTVTLATGRSFTFAKEVAKELAIEAPLITHDGALVAAQLDHPLSMHKLSNSTVQKIIKILLAYPLRFELQHDPLSIVNYKRPLVDPMKSDSYKMLEYLGTRYVSNRDIVSYLQTSKLEPHKVSVSADTEQTLEEVKEALLAHLSDEIRITNAGFGVEIVPKNISKAYGLKVLSAALGISPSEIIAIGDNYNDLEMFQFAGLSIAMANAPQEVKNRAKYVTRSNDEDGIAFAIQTFFYGDEIMKEARGLGS
- a CDS encoding tagatose bisphosphate family class II aldolase gives rise to the protein MSIVSTKEMLLAAKKEGYAVPAFNIHNLETVQVVAEAAAELMSPLIIAATPSTIQYAGPDYLLAIVDVASRRYGIPIAIHLDHAEEVERIKSLIDLGYKSVMIDASHLPFEENIRMVTEVVEYANRYGVSVEAELGRLGGQEDDLTVDEEDSFYTDPDKAAEFVERTGIDSLAVAIGTAHGLYKSEPKLDFSRLQEIHRKVDLPLVLHGASGIPDQDVKKTIALGIAKVNIATELKIPFAEAVRRYLIEHPEANDPRKYLTPGKNAMREVAKNKIVMCGSNGKA